A single window of Flagellimonas maritima DNA harbors:
- a CDS encoding ATP-binding protein: MSISSIIEIIKNSKETFVKLVSPNDAGVTGTHQGGIYLPKNSIDMFLDTPGIKGQNKDKFITIDWFDDTTSKSRVVYYGKGTRNEYRITRLGKKLKINDLIVLTKFDDDEFKGFLVDETQVAQFLMELNLKINEIDKGIVFKNNLKNESSQNLIRFEREIAATFKPRARLLIQLGDQLIKNESIAIVELVKNSYDADANIVNIYMENVDDDENGIIIIEDDGYGMSLEIVTDVWLEPGSDFKSKKIENLELTPKYKRLPIGEKGIGRFGVHKLGNTIEMTTKAVNNNEVFVKIDWTDFNDYKYLEDVPITIYERDSPQIFKGNKTGTNIVISNLRKQWERGIARGVKRSITALVSPFEAIDSFKPNFDIIDKPGWFEGLLDWKKIKEFSLFHFKVTIEGNRITSFLYEFTPWQSMPKISPTKVDIDDKIVNTFIGLEDADGRSFSLGEHEIGEITFEGYIFELDAFVLKMGVSDKSGFKRYLKENGGVRVFRNGLRVYDYGEPESDWLDLNLRRVNQPTKKISNNIVLGAVYLNRRQSSDLIEKTNREGFVENNAYKAFKASILHTIELVEILRYSDKARLKSVYGPTPKSAPVMHLLGEVKEYVDRKIQDASIKSDLTKYLVKIESDYKRVTNNLLKAAGAGLSMSVVIHEIEKIIAEVAKVIQAENSSERLVKLIKHLSSLIDGYSEIISESSKSHEDIKDIIVQALFNTEYRLVSHDINVIRLFESYIGSTKLKIARNLLIGSLMNLIDNSIFWLEKAAKGNQNLAKKVLINLSEDDKHIYIIIADNGTGFLIPTEDIVEPFVSAKPGGIGLGLHIASEIMEAQNGRLFFPDWGDFIMPEEFKDGATIVFEFKKQL; encoded by the coding sequence ATGAGTATTTCTTCCATAATCGAAATCATAAAGAATTCTAAAGAAACCTTTGTAAAGTTGGTTTCTCCAAATGACGCTGGCGTAACTGGCACACATCAAGGAGGAATCTATTTACCTAAGAATTCAATTGACATGTTCCTTGACACACCTGGAATAAAAGGTCAAAATAAGGATAAATTTATAACCATAGATTGGTTTGACGATACTACTTCAAAAAGCAGAGTAGTCTATTATGGCAAAGGTACAAGAAATGAATATCGAATCACTCGTCTAGGTAAAAAATTGAAAATCAATGACTTAATTGTTTTAACAAAGTTCGACGATGATGAGTTCAAAGGGTTTCTCGTAGATGAAACCCAAGTAGCACAGTTTCTAATGGAATTAAATTTAAAAATAAACGAAATAGATAAAGGAATCGTTTTCAAAAACAACTTAAAAAATGAGAGCAGCCAAAATCTAATTCGATTTGAACGCGAAATTGCGGCTACTTTTAAACCGAGAGCAAGATTATTAATACAACTTGGAGATCAGTTAATTAAAAATGAAAGTATTGCAATTGTTGAGCTAGTAAAAAATTCTTACGACGCAGATGCAAACATTGTAAACATTTATATGGAAAATGTTGACGATGATGAAAATGGCATAATTATAATTGAGGATGATGGTTATGGCATGTCTTTAGAAATTGTTACTGATGTATGGTTAGAACCTGGCAGCGATTTTAAATCGAAAAAAATTGAAAACCTTGAGCTTACCCCTAAATATAAGAGACTTCCAATAGGAGAAAAAGGCATTGGAAGGTTTGGCGTCCATAAATTGGGAAATACAATTGAAATGACAACAAAAGCAGTAAATAATAATGAGGTTTTTGTTAAAATAGATTGGACGGATTTTAATGATTACAAGTATTTAGAGGATGTTCCTATAACTATTTATGAAAGAGATTCTCCACAAATATTCAAAGGCAATAAAACAGGAACCAATATCGTAATAAGTAATCTCAGAAAACAATGGGAAAGAGGTATAGCTAGAGGAGTAAAGAGATCTATCACAGCTTTGGTTTCCCCTTTTGAAGCAATTGATTCCTTTAAACCCAATTTTGATATAATTGATAAGCCCGGTTGGTTTGAAGGACTTTTAGACTGGAAAAAAATTAAAGAATTCTCTTTATTTCATTTCAAAGTGACCATTGAAGGAAATCGTATAACTAGTTTTCTTTACGAGTTTACCCCTTGGCAATCGATGCCTAAAATTTCTCCTACTAAAGTTGATATAGATGATAAGATTGTAAACACCTTTATAGGATTGGAAGATGCAGACGGAAGGTCATTTTCCTTAGGAGAACATGAAATCGGGGAAATAACATTTGAAGGTTACATTTTTGAATTAGATGCCTTCGTACTAAAAATGGGAGTTTCAGATAAATCTGGCTTTAAAAGATATCTCAAAGAAAATGGTGGAGTAAGGGTATTCAGAAATGGATTGAGAGTTTATGATTATGGTGAACCTGAAAGTGATTGGTTAGATTTGAATTTGAGAAGGGTAAACCAGCCAACAAAAAAAATTAGCAATAATATTGTTTTGGGAGCGGTCTATCTAAATCGGCGGCAAAGTTCAGATTTAATAGAAAAAACAAATAGAGAAGGGTTTGTAGAAAATAACGCGTACAAGGCATTCAAGGCATCTATATTACATACTATTGAATTAGTCGAAATTCTACGCTACAGCGATAAAGCTCGTTTAAAATCTGTTTACGGTCCAACACCAAAATCTGCACCTGTAATGCACCTTCTGGGGGAAGTCAAAGAATATGTGGATAGGAAAATACAGGATGCAAGTATCAAATCTGACTTGACCAAATATTTGGTAAAAATCGAATCAGATTACAAGAGAGTTACAAATAACCTATTGAAAGCCGCTGGGGCAGGTTTGAGTATGAGTGTAGTCATACACGAGATAGAAAAAATAATTGCTGAAGTAGCAAAGGTTATACAGGCAGAAAATAGTTCGGAAAGGTTAGTGAAACTAATAAAGCACCTTTCCTCCTTAATTGATGGATATTCTGAAATAATTAGCGAGTCAAGTAAATCTCATGAAGATATTAAAGATATTATAGTACAAGCTTTATTTAATACTGAATACCGGTTAGTATCGCATGATATTAACGTTATTAGGCTATTTGAAAGTTATATTGGTTCGACTAAATTAAAAATCGCAAGAAATTTATTGATTGGCAGTCTCATGAACCTAATCGATAATTCGATTTTCTGGTTGGAAAAAGCTGCAAAAGGAAATCAAAATCTAGCTAAAAAAGTTCTCATTAATCTAAGCGAAGATGACAAACATATTTATATAATTATTGCTGATAATGGCACAGGGTTTTTGATACCAACAGAAGACATTGTTGAACCTTTTGTATCTGCAAAACCAGGAGGAATTGGGTTAGGTTTGCATATTGCAAGTGA